The region gcatctggattcagtgcgcacagcaaagctatgctgcacagtaaataaaatccaagctgaactgtaaacaaaataataataaaccaagtttttttaaccattttgcaactctggtgtgatggtgtaccacggcTGGCTcagtgagcgccaggtgctgtaggtctttgttctgagcgtcgtttcagaaaaaacggctgatctacactgaatagaaagctgctactctgagtagttcttcctccctttgtcatactcagcatgtccgatttcagaacagatgatatcagtcaggtaactaaacacagcacccgatcaaccattgaacgtgagcatgaaaAAAGCCCAATCACTGGAACGCAAATAACGTGATGGCAACCATagcaatgacaggaaataatgatacatctaaaggttgcaggacaccagctctcgaggactggagttggacacccctgcctCATACACTAAGCTTATTGACACTTTCATTCTCACTAATGCACAGAGCCCTATCCACTTAAGTGGTAAGGTATTCATTAACATATCATCACCACACATCCAATAACTATCTGCTACTGGATATGTTTGGtctcctaaaaataaaaaagtgtggGAATGGTCATAGTTATGTTTTGACAATCCTCTTCCAGAAGCTGTGGGTTTTCAAACCATACACTGGTGTCACATTGGCATGTTTAAACCAGGGCAACACCCATGTCACATTATATTTTACAGTTACCCACattaattccttcattttcttcaaaacctccatttacaaaacattcaTACTCTGCATCATAATCTATTTCATAATTTGTTGGTGGAACATTATCAGTAGTGTTGATATTAAATTCTGCACACAATGATTCTAATTTGTGCCCTTtctatttttctaaatttgtgGCAATGGGCCCTTTTTGGTAAACCTTCGCGGCACATCTCCTCTGTTACTCATCCTGCTGTTCTATGTTTCTCAGATTTCAATTCAAGTCTCTCTGCCTTCTGAGCATGCTGACACACTGGCcttaacctcagcatttttggggggtggaaacatccctgttctcatacacctgcttatgcatattaaagtaaaatttagcgctaatgtttcctgccgaggtctaagcgccaaagtcttaaactaattgtatcaataaaaatctaactttttctttctgtgtgagtttttcataTTGAAATTATGAACACACTGACTCAGTGAATGCAGTGGACTAGGGTCATGCGGTGATATAAATTTTGTCATCAGCATACATTTGGTAGGACCTGCAGTAGTACTCTGTAATCTGAACTAAAAGAATCACTtgaatgttaaataaaagtGGCCTGAGAACAGTTACTTTACATTGACTTGTTTCAATTATTGATTTAACtcttaataaaatgtaatattttaaagttaaaaaattttttaacacctgatatttaaatattttaattgtttattttcaacATGTAACATAGACAGCTTTTTTTGAATAATCCTATACTTAAGTCTTATTAGAATATACAAGAAAAATGATACACCTACAGTATAGTGTTGTTTTTTACCTTACAGCTCTCAGGATAAACTGGATACTTCTACAAAAGCaaatcattttttattaaagaaaagacTTCTGCATATGATTTGGATCTTGTTCAGCTTGAGTCCATACAACAGAGGGTTCAAAAGTGGCTGACATGTAACAAAGTATAACGATAAAATAATACGAAGGATGTTGGGAACTCTGCTCATGTCGAACCTGCTCtgtaaaacagcaaagaaagagCCAAAAGAGAAGTTCAGCAGGGAGACCAGGTGGGGTGTGCAGGTGCTGATGGCTTTCTGCCGGGTCTCCTTGGATCCAGAAAAACACACCTGCAGTATCTTCACATACGTGTAGAGGATGAGCGCAGCGAGGATGACAGGTACAGAGAAAGTGTAGACCAGTCCATAGATGTTGCTGGCTGTTGCACTGCTGCAGGACAACACTGCAACATAATAGCTGGCGCAGACAACTCTGTCGATGATGTTCCCGCACAACCTAGAGGATGCATTCAGGGAAATCACCACAATTATGCTCAGCAGAGCGAGAAACCATGATAACACAACCAGCCTGATAACTGTGTTCATCTGCATCCGTGTGTTGTAATGCAGAGGATGACAGATGGCCAGATATCTGTCATAAGACATGGCAGCCAAGTTGTAAAACTCCACATTTCCATACGTGAAGAGGCAGAAGATCTgcaggaagcagagaggaacagaaacagtgtgAACATCAGAGAGGatctggaccagcaggaaggGGAACAGCGATGTGCTGCCGTACAGTTCATTCACAAACAGGCTGCACAGAAACATGTACATAGGTTCATGTAAGCTCTTATTCACACAGATCACCACGATCAGCAGCACGTTAGAAGATATGATGACGATATAAACACACATGAGGAAAAGGAAAACCAAGTACTTAAACAGgccaatatcaatgtaggcacTTAGTAGGAAATATGACACCTGAGAAATGTTCATTACTGTCaacacaaacagattttattagATGAAGGATGGAAGCTGTCCCTGTAGGAGCAGATCAGCAGGAACCAGGAGAACTCTTACTGGGCACAATGGGAGAACTCCAGCACACTGCTACTGTGGCAATGCATAAGTTAAGATCCAGTTAAACAGCATAGACGTTAACCTTAGGATAAACGACAGATACACATTTAGATACGCAGCCTGCTTCCAGAGAGACAGCTAGTTTATGAGCTCAACTTATGAGTCATCAATGCGAGTCAGTTTTCTCTGGATAAAGGAACTGAGCTGCTGCTGTAAAAGAAGTAGAAAACGATTTCTGAGAAACATGGAGttataaaaacagacaaccaCAGAGAGCCTCACGTTATCTGGAGACTGAGCACAAAGTTACAGGAGCTTCACATGTGTCCAACAGCAAGAAAACTCTGGCTCCTGCTCCGCTTCTGCTTCTTTTAAACTCTTCATACGAAGGATGCTGCGCTCAGCtgataaacacacacacgcccacacacacatccttgtctAATGTACGTAGTGAGGACCATGCCATGTcttccattcattttaaagccttttcatggcctaaccctaaccgTCACCAGTGTTAACCTAACTTTACCAGTAAAATCAGCAAAAAGTGTTTTCGCTTAGCCGCAAGTACAAGAACGCACACACTGAGCAGAGTAAAAAACGAGCACCAACAAGATGAATCAGACTTTAGTCAAAAGTAAACTGTAAAAGGGCCTTTTTCCTGCAAGGGAGTTCTGCtgtattttttaacaatatCCTCATTTACCTTGAGTATTTATCTGATACTTTTATCAACTACAAATGAATGAACAGAGAAATCTTTATTAGCAAAGAGTTGAAACAAGATATTCACAGTACCCTTTCTAAAACAACAAATGCCCTTTCTAGATTAGAaagtgtcaggatttgttctgatgaacccgaacaccaccacacacagagctgcgtTTTAAGGAGCTTTATTGAAGGCTTTGAGTAATGGAGATGGAGATGGAGACCAGAGACTGTACCAGACAGGAGCAGACGAGTGATGGAGGAGATGGCTGAGGGTAGAGACACGGTGAAGCTGGAGCAGGCAGTTGGCTGAGCAAGGCGTCAGAGGTAGGGATCTCAAGCTAGAAGGCGTGAGACTCAGGCAGGCAACAAGGAGTGAATGCAGATGACCCAGCGACGAGGAGCAGACTGAAGAGGGCTTATATAGGagagctggcaggtgtattgagtccggacttgattattgcagcaggtgaaactgatccagcatggagtgaagcagggcagagtggatggtggaaggatctggaactgtccatggtgcagaaggGAGACCTGCAccctgacattacccccccccccccaaggccaaATTCCAGGCGGCCTAAACAAAACACTAGTTCAAAAACAAGAACACCCATCccgggtgggcggagggaggacAGGACGGGGGGTCAGACTCCAACAAAAGGTGCCGGGAGAACAGAAACCTCTTGAAGCGCGCTGGAACTCAGGAAACCTGACAGCGCTGGAACTCAGGAAACTTGACAGCGCTGGGAGCGTAGAAATTGGGAGCGTAGAACTCggggacttgagagcgtggaactcggGGACTTGAGAGCACCAGAGGACACAGGCGGTGGCACCGGCGGGCTCAGGCGATGACTTGAGAGCGGCGGCTTGGGAGCGACGCCTCTTGAGCGGCGGCTTGGGAGCGACGCCTCTTGAGTGGCAGCTTGGGAGCGACGCCTCTTGAGCGGCAGCTTGGGAGCGGTGGCTTGGGAGCGACGGAGGGCGTCCTGGGCGCGGCAGGCGGTGGAGCAGCAGAGTCCtcggcaggcggcggagcagcagagtcCTCGGCAGGCTCCGTGGAGGACGGCTTGGGcgcggcaggcggcggagcagggtCAGCCGGCGGCAGGGCAGTAGAGTCTTAGgcggcgggcgtcgcggtgggcgaccccggcgaggctGACGGCGGAGCAGCAGGGTCACCGGTGGCGGTtgtcgcggagggcgaccccgTCGTGGCTGGAGCAGCCGGCAGCGAGGCAGCAGGATCTCAGGCGGCCGGCAGTGGAGTCTCGCCTTGGTTCTCCTGGCGTCGAGCTCCACTGAAGGAGCTTttactggaggcgggtccccctggactgCCTCTCTGGACTggagagcagagactggaggcgggtccgcCCGGACCGCCTCTTTGGACTAgagagcagagactggaggtgggtccccctggaccgcctctctggactggagagcagagactggaggtgggtccccctggaccgcctctctggactggagagcagagactggaggtgggtccccctggaccgcctctctggactggagagctggcactggaggcgggtccccctggaccgcctcgctggacacTGGAGCTGacactggaggcgggtccccctggaccgcctcgctggacactggaggcgggtccccttGGACCCCCTCGCAGGACTCGGGAAcatagactggaggcgggtccccctggaccgcctcggtGGACTCGGGaacgtagactggaggcgggtccccctggaccgcctcggaggactctggaggTTTGACCGGAGGAGGGTctccctggaccgcctcgctggactcgggaacgtagactggaggcgggtccccctggaccgcctcgctggactcgggaacgtagactggaggcgggtccccctggacccccttgCTGGACTCGGGAACGtaggctggaggcgggtccccctggaccccctcgctggactgcagggcttcggctggaggcgggtccccctggaccccctcgctggactgcaGGGGTTTGGCTGGAGtcggctcagcaggaccttcagaggctggcggcggctcagcaggaccctCAGTCGCAGGCGGAGCAGAGACCATTGTGACGGCCGGCAGTATAGGTacacacccacgcaggctttggCCGTAGTGTGGGCCGCAGGAACCCTTGAGACAGCCAGCTGCACAGGTTGAGGGCTTCTTTAGGCCGGCGGGTCTTTTCTCTTGTCGGCCGGCGGGtcttttctctcgtcggccggcgggtctTTTCTCTTGTCTGAAGGAGCTTttactggaggcgggtccccctggaccgcctctctggactggagagcagagactggaggcgggtccccctggaccgcctctctggactggagagctggcactggaggcgggtccccctggaccgcctcgctggacactggaggcgggtccccttGGACCCCCTCGCAGGACTCGGGAACATAGAcaggaggcgggtccccctggaccgcatCGGTGGACTCGGGaacgtagactggaggcgggtccccctggaccgcctcggatGACTCTGGAGGTTTGACCGGAGGAGGGTctccctggaccgcctcgctggactcgggaacgtagactggaggcgggtccccctggaccgcctcgctggactcgggaacgtagactggaggcgggtccccctggacccccttgCACGTCGGCCGGCGGGTCCTTTCTCTCGTTCGCCGGCGGGACGTCCCGCCGACTTCTGTTTTCCATCATCTTTGACTCCTGGCGCAATGAACTTGCAAATCCCCCGCTTCCTCGCCAAGCGACGCAGACGCCGTCTCAACTCTGCCTAAGCTCTGGTCCCGCTCCGCTTCGTAGCGCGCTTGGGTCTTTCTCCAGCTGATTCATGGTGCTGGCTCTCAGTCGAGGGCTCCGCGTCACCGTGGGACCTTCTCTGGTTTCGATCGGCTTTGCGAGGCCCACCTTCCCGTATTGTCCCTGCCGCAACTTTCAGCCGGATCTCCTCTCTTCCCCACTCCGAgcagctcagggtaacatgtatccactcatgttttcattcataTTGCACGTGTTTCGCTCATCACGCTTCTGAATGTCCGTCTATTTAGGCAGAACGTATCCCATCCA is a window of Fundulus heteroclitus isolate FHET01 unplaced genomic scaffold, MU-UCD_Fhet_4.1 scaffold_44, whole genome shotgun sequence DNA encoding:
- the LOC105923200 gene encoding olfactory receptor 488-like, with translation MNISQVSYFLLSAYIDIGLFKYLVFLFLMCVYIVIISSNVLLIVVICVNKSLHEPMYMFLCSLFVNELYGSTSLFPFLLVQILSDVHTVSVPLCFLQIFCLFTYGNVEFYNLAAMSYDRYLAICHPLHYNTRMQMNTVIRLVVLSWFLALLSIIVVISLNASSRLCGNIIDRVVCASYYVAVLSCSSATASNIYGLVYTFSVPVILAALILYTYVKILQVCFSGSKETRQKAISTCTPHLVSLLNFSFGSFFAVLQSRFDMSRVPNILRIILSLYFVTCQPLLNPLLYGLKLNKIQIICRSLFFNKK